A part of Ignavibacteriales bacterium genomic DNA contains:
- the rsmD gene encoding 16S rRNA (guanine(966)-N(2))-methyltransferase RsmD, whose translation MRLRIISGELKGRLINVPQSKEIRPTTDRVRETLFNILNNKIDFEGIKVLDLYSGSGSLGIECISRGAGEVHFVERDLFIYKNLLQNISNLKIDERCKAFNNEASRFSQNASHFTYDLIIADPPFFKDDIYKVVVNLKVNRYFSDEGFIIIERSIQTKSLDTENFLTEPFKIIGDACLYEIKY comes from the coding sequence ATGCGATTAAGAATAATTTCAGGTGAATTAAAAGGAAGATTAATTAATGTCCCTCAATCAAAAGAAATTCGACCAACGACAGACCGTGTGCGCGAAACTCTTTTCAATATTTTAAATAACAAAATTGATTTTGAGGGAATAAAAGTACTCGATCTTTATTCGGGTTCAGGTTCTCTCGGAATTGAATGTATCAGTCGTGGCGCCGGCGAAGTGCATTTTGTTGAGAGAGATTTATTTATTTATAAGAATCTTCTTCAAAACATTTCAAATCTTAAAATTGATGAGCGCTGCAAAGCTTTCAATAATGAGGCTTCTCGCTTTTCACAAAATGCATCACATTTCACTTACGATCTAATCATTGCCGACCCTCCTTTCTTCAAGGATGATATTTATAAAGTCGTTGTAAATCTCAAAGTTAATAGATACTTTTCAGACGAAGGATTTATAATCATTGAAAGATCAATCCAAACAAAATCCCTCGACACAGAAAATTTTTTAACTGAACCATTTAAGATTATCGGAGATGCTTGTCTTTACGAAATAAAATATTAA
- a CDS encoding VCBS repeat-containing protein has translation MSLRNKILILSLLTFLYPLFIYPQSENLIREINGITVNDLTQSLDNVFSGGHNNIEHQLIDIDGDNDLDLFFLDSDGYYGFYENTGSAFDPNFVLEEKIFNGIEFKNWFYFVDIDDDNDYDLFTGGEADYIKLILNTGTILSPEFTTLEDTLLSADNSPIQSEFGSNPLFYDVDSDGDFDFISGNSAGTVTFYENIGTVNNYSFKFVTNLWQDLIIISTLTSFEKHGASSLEFADIDNDSDPDLFWGDFFSKSIYFIQNDGTATIPDMSVLYNIYPQNADSIKTNGFNMPRLADIDGDSDLDLFVSVLFDPTVPQGLIYYENQGTISTDDFHFVTKDLLKTLDVKTNSVPFFVDIDDDSDQDLFIGSLDNPFGKLFYFENTGTELQPEFTLRDSSLIDQDYSISLYPAFGDLDNDNDYDLLIGNFDGKISFYENIGNGNSANFLFRELITNSSGSTIDIGTFARPLLLDVDSDNDLDLICGKFSGRFSYFRNIGTPLSYSFEEDTSYFSIIDIGDNSNPFLIDYDNDGDYDLFSGDHNGFINHFRNDGNNIDPIWISESNNFLDTDLGIDVAPFFIDIDNDSDIDLFVGNAKGGLFFYRNSLITNIEAGHLPEVYKLNIEAYPNPFNPEINFILNGISNQDKLNVSIFNILGEKL, from the coding sequence TTGTCTTTACGAAATAAAATATTAATCCTTTCATTATTAACGTTTTTATATCCTTTATTTATCTACCCGCAGTCTGAAAATTTAATTCGCGAAATAAACGGAATTACTGTTAATGATTTAACTCAGAGCCTTGATAATGTATTTTCTGGCGGTCATAATAATATTGAACATCAATTAATTGATATTGACGGCGATAATGATTTGGATTTGTTCTTTCTCGACAGCGATGGCTACTATGGCTTTTACGAAAATACTGGAAGTGCATTCGACCCAAATTTTGTTCTTGAAGAAAAAATATTTAACGGAATTGAATTTAAAAACTGGTTCTACTTTGTTGATATTGATGATGATAACGATTACGATTTATTCACCGGCGGCGAAGCTGATTACATTAAACTGATTTTGAATACCGGAACAATTCTTTCTCCTGAATTTACTACGCTGGAGGATACGTTACTCAGCGCGGATAATTCTCCAATACAAAGTGAGTTCGGCAGTAATCCACTTTTTTATGATGTTGATTCTGATGGAGATTTCGATTTTATCTCCGGTAACTCTGCCGGCACTGTAACTTTTTATGAAAATATTGGAACGGTTAATAATTATAGTTTCAAGTTTGTCACAAATCTGTGGCAGGATTTAATTATCATTTCTACCCTCACCTCGTTTGAAAAACACGGCGCAAGTTCTCTTGAGTTTGCCGACATTGATAATGATTCTGATCCGGATCTTTTTTGGGGAGACTTTTTTAGTAAAAGCATCTATTTCATACAGAATGATGGAACTGCAACGATTCCTGATATGTCTGTTCTCTACAATATCTATCCTCAAAATGCAGACAGCATAAAAACCAATGGATTCAACATGCCGCGGCTTGCTGATATTGACGGAGATAGCGACCTTGATTTGTTTGTCTCGGTTTTATTCGACCCAACGGTTCCACAAGGATTAATATATTATGAAAACCAGGGAACAATTTCCACAGATGATTTTCATTTCGTTACAAAAGATCTTTTAAAAACGCTTGATGTTAAAACCAACAGCGTTCCATTTTTTGTGGATATTGATGACGATTCCGATCAGGATTTATTCATTGGCTCGCTTGATAATCCTTTTGGAAAATTATTTTATTTCGAAAATACCGGAACTGAATTACAGCCTGAATTTACTTTAAGAGATTCTTCTTTGATTGATCAGGATTATTCTATTTCTCTTTATCCTGCATTTGGTGATTTAGATAACGACAATGATTACGATTTACTTATTGGAAATTTTGACGGCAAGATTTCTTTTTATGAAAATATTGGAAACGGAAATTCCGCAAATTTTTTATTTCGTGAATTGATAACGAATAGTTCCGGAAGTACAATTGACATCGGCACATTTGCACGACCCTTGCTGCTTGATGTTGATTCTGATAATGACCTCGATCTAATTTGCGGAAAATTCAGTGGAAGATTTTCCTACTTCCGAAATATTGGCACTCCCCTTTCGTATAGTTTTGAGGAAGACACAAGTTACTTCAGTATAATTGATATTGGTGATAACAGCAACCCATTTCTGATTGATTATGATAACGATGGAGATTATGATTTATTTTCCGGCGATCATAATGGATTTATAAATCACTTCCGAAATGATGGAAACAATATTGATCCTATTTGGATATCAGAATCAAATAATTTTTTAGATACCGATTTAGGTATTGATGTCGCTCCTTTTTTTATTGACATTGATAATGATTCTGATATTGATTTATTTGTCGGCAATGCTAAAGGCGGATTATTTTTTTATCGAAACAGTTTAATTACAAATATTGAAGCCGGGCATTTACCCGAAGTTTATAAATTGAATATTGAGGCTTATCCGAATCCATTTAACCCTGAAATAAATTTTATTTTAAATGGAATTTCTAATCAGGATAAATTAAATGTTTCTATATTTAACATACTCGGTGAAAAATTATAG
- a CDS encoding T9SS type A sorting domain-containing protein, whose translation MYNASPSKNNLNLKWNAGNFSSGIYLVRVSSSTQSEIKKIILSK comes from the coding sequence TTGTATAATGCTTCACCATCAAAAAATAATTTGAATCTTAAATGGAATGCCGGTAATTTTTCTTCAGGCATTTATTTAGTTCGTGTTTCCTCTTCGACTCAAAGCGAAATTAAAAAAATAATATTATCTAAATAA
- a CDS encoding choice-of-anchor B family protein produces the protein MKKVTLVLLVFIVMSVISYAQIVDVNLISHLDQYTTKDYSDIWGYVDDNGIEYAIMGVEHGTTIVSLQDPQNPVEVAFITGPNSIWRDIKTHSHYAYIVTEGTSTGKGLQIVDLSQLPASATLVNTVSAYFDRAHNIYIDNGYAYVIGTNFGGLHILDLSNPTNPVQTAYYSGSSYIHDIYVWNDTAVAAAADSYDLLDLTNKTAPFKISETGSATPNGIYAHSGWMTEDKRYFIACEEFDQRDIMVWDIQDRTSWELTVPMWQMTGTTPVHNLFIKGNYAYISYYKQGLVVLDITDPTNPFMAGWYDTYTPTTGTYNGAWGCYPYLPSGNILISDINSGLWVLDFLLDPTTPVELTSFTYSLNDYKINLEWVTASEINNSGYDVQRSTDKINWQKIGFVPGKGTTTEKSSYTYTDFSPLAGKSFYRLAQIDFDGTINIEKEIEVDFLSLPKFELAQNYPNPFNPSTKISFTIPDQQNVTLKVFNSLGEQISTLVNEIKPAGVYTVNFDASALPSGLYVTQLQTGNDIQTIKMSLVK, from the coding sequence ATGAAAAAAGTTACTTTGGTACTTTTGGTGTTTATTGTCATGTCGGTTATTTCGTATGCACAAATTGTTGATGTTAATTTGATTAGCCATCTCGATCAATACACAACAAAAGATTACAGCGATATCTGGGGTTACGTAGACGATAACGGAATTGAATATGCAATTATGGGTGTTGAACATGGCACCACTATCGTTAGCTTGCAGGATCCTCAAAATCCGGTTGAAGTTGCTTTTATCACCGGACCGAACTCAATCTGGCGTGACATAAAAACCCACAGCCATTATGCATATATTGTTACTGAGGGGACGAGTACAGGTAAAGGATTACAGATAGTTGATCTTTCTCAACTACCTGCAAGTGCTACACTTGTAAATACAGTGAGCGCTTATTTTGACAGAGCACACAATATTTATATTGATAATGGTTATGCTTATGTAATCGGAACAAACTTTGGCGGGCTTCATATTCTTGATTTATCAAATCCTACAAACCCTGTTCAAACTGCTTACTACTCCGGCAGCAGTTATATTCACGATATTTATGTTTGGAATGATACTGCAGTGGCAGCGGCGGCTGATTCTTATGACCTGCTTGATCTTACTAATAAAACTGCCCCCTTCAAAATTTCTGAAACAGGCTCTGCCACACCAAATGGTATTTATGCACACAGCGGCTGGATGACTGAAGACAAAAGATATTTTATTGCTTGTGAAGAATTTGACCAACGCGATATCATGGTTTGGGATATTCAGGATAGAACAAGCTGGGAGCTTACAGTTCCGATGTGGCAAATGACTGGAACAACTCCTGTTCACAATTTATTTATCAAAGGAAATTACGCTTACATTTCTTATTACAAACAGGGACTTGTAGTACTTGATATCACCGATCCAACAAATCCATTTATGGCCGGGTGGTACGATACCTATACACCAACAACCGGAACTTACAACGGAGCATGGGGGTGCTATCCATATTTACCTTCAGGAAATATTTTAATCTCGGATATTAATTCCGGTTTGTGGGTTCTTGATTTTTTACTTGATCCTACTACACCAGTCGAACTAACTTCATTTACTTATTCATTAAACGACTACAAAATTAATCTTGAATGGGTCACAGCTTCCGAGATAAATAACAGCGGCTACGATGTACAAAGATCAACCGACAAAATAAACTGGCAGAAGATAGGTTTTGTTCCCGGCAAAGGAACTACAACGGAAAAGTCATCTTATACATATACAGACTTCTCTCCTCTGGCGGGGAAATCATTTTATAGACTAGCTCAGATTGATTTTGACGGAACAATAAATATTGAAAAAGAAATCGAAGTTGATTTTCTTTCACTGCCAAAATTTGAGCTTGCTCAAAACTATCCTAACCCGTTTAATCCTTCAACTAAAATAAGCTTTACAATTCCTGATCAACAAAATGTTACTTTGAAAGTTTTTAATTCTCTCGGTGAACAAATTTCAACTTTAGTAAATGAAATAAAACCAGCGGGAGTTTATACTGTCAACTTTGATGCTTCCGCACTTCCATCCGGATTGTATGTTACACAGCTTCAAACAGGGAATGATATTCAGACAATTAAAATGAGTTTAGTAAAATAA
- a CDS encoding choice-of-anchor B family protein: MKKFILLTAVFFSVIVSAQVNVELLSHFNPYPSSGYNDIWGYVDPNGNEYALLGVGTGTSIINVTDPSNPVQSAFIPGPQSIWRDLKVHSHYAYVVTEGTSTGKGLQVIDLSGLPSTAVLVNTVDDYFERAHNIFIDNGYAFVIGTDGGGGMHILDLSDPINPVRTAYYSTSNYIHDVEVWNDTVVACAENKYDLIDITDKFNPFKISGSGSATPPGIYAHSGWMTEDKRYFLGTEEFNNVDITVWDIQDRSTWDLVVPTWEMPTSSTVHNLFVKGNYAHISYYTDGYVILDISDPTHPLFAGQYDTEEAWGCYPYLPSGITLISDMQTGLYVVQFTPADLPPTIIHQPIENVLNNNDVTITADILDNNTVVAANLHYRTSLNGGTSNWNVVTDTNGPTNDTFEFIIPGQSFQTLVEYYLAAADDSDRVTTLPAGGSGIDPLGEVPPPTFFSYLVLNPGLPIIDSFTPSGDTTIEKGETIHFEVTTHDTSGLDITYEWFKNGVYGGNQNFYEYRNLFNPPPAVDSVRIRISNGYYATEKNWFVTVTLPTDVSDTPTELTYSLKQNFPNPFNPSTDIKFSIPQSEFVNLTVYNLIGQKVAVLINENKSAGNYSYRFDASALPAGVYVAKISAGTFNKTIKMIYLK; this comes from the coding sequence ATGAAAAAATTTATTCTTCTTACCGCTGTTTTCTTTTCAGTAATTGTTAGTGCGCAAGTTAATGTTGAATTACTAAGCCACTTCAATCCATATCCAAGCTCAGGATATAATGACATATGGGGCTACGTTGATCCAAATGGAAATGAGTATGCGCTGCTTGGAGTTGGAACCGGCACCTCAATTATTAATGTAACCGATCCCTCAAATCCTGTGCAATCTGCATTTATTCCAGGACCTCAATCAATCTGGCGTGATTTAAAAGTGCACAGTCATTATGCTTATGTTGTAACAGAAGGTACGAGCACAGGCAAAGGATTACAAGTCATTGATCTTTCAGGTTTACCATCTACCGCTGTACTTGTAAATACAGTTGATGATTACTTCGAACGTGCACATAATATTTTTATTGATAATGGATACGCATTTGTTATTGGTACTGACGGCGGCGGCGGAATGCACATACTTGACTTATCTGATCCGATTAACCCGGTGAGGACAGCTTATTACTCAACCAGCAATTACATTCATGATGTTGAGGTTTGGAATGATACTGTAGTTGCCTGTGCCGAAAATAAATATGATTTGATAGATATAACAGATAAATTCAATCCCTTTAAGATTTCCGGTTCCGGAAGTGCAACCCCTCCCGGAATTTACGCCCATAGCGGATGGATGACTGAAGACAAAAGATATTTTTTAGGAACGGAAGAATTTAACAATGTTGATATTACAGTCTGGGATATTCAGGATAGAAGCACATGGGATTTGGTAGTACCAACGTGGGAGATGCCGACAAGTTCTACGGTGCATAATTTATTCGTGAAAGGAAATTATGCTCACATATCTTATTACACTGATGGTTATGTAATACTCGATATTTCTGACCCCACCCATCCTTTGTTTGCCGGGCAGTATGATACGGAGGAAGCCTGGGGCTGTTACCCTTATTTACCAAGCGGGATTACTTTAATTTCTGATATGCAAACAGGTCTCTATGTAGTCCAATTTACACCTGCTGACTTACCACCGACCATTATTCATCAACCAATAGAGAATGTCCTAAATAATAATGACGTGACCATCACTGCTGATATACTGGATAACAATACCGTAGTTGCGGCGAATCTTCATTACAGAACATCTCTTAACGGCGGAACAAGTAATTGGAATGTTGTTACTGATACCAATGGACCAACAAATGATACTTTTGAATTCATAATTCCGGGGCAGTCATTTCAAACCTTAGTTGAATATTATTTAGCCGCTGCTGATGACAGCGATCGGGTGACTACATTACCGGCTGGTGGTTCGGGCATTGATCCGCTTGGTGAAGTACCACCCCCAACTTTTTTTTCTTATCTCGTTTTAAATCCTGGCTTACCGATTATTGATTCTTTTACTCCTTCCGGAGATACAACAATCGAGAAGGGTGAAACAATCCATTTTGAGGTTACTACTCATGATACAAGCGGATTGGACATTACTTACGAATGGTTCAAAAACGGTGTATATGGCGGCAATCAAAATTTTTATGAATACCGAAACTTATTTAATCCCCCGCCTGCTGTTGATTCAGTTCGAATTAGAATTTCAAACGGATATTATGCTACAGAAAAAAATTGGTTCGTTACCGTTACACTTCCGACAGATGTGAGTGATACTCCAACTGAATTGACTTATAGTTTGAAGCAGAATTTCCCTAATCCATTTAATCCTTCGACTGACATTAAATTTTCGATTCCACAAAGTGAATTCGTAAACCTTACTGTTTATAATCTCATCGGGCAGAAAGTTGCTGTGTTAATTAACGAAAATAAATCAGCGGGAAATTATTCGTATAGATTTGATGCTTCGGCTTTGCCTGCCGGAGTTTATGTCGCCAAAATAAGCGCAGGTACTTTTAATAAAACAATTAAAATGATTTATCTTAAATAG
- a CDS encoding beta-propeller fold lactonase family protein, whose protein sequence is MKYKQLYLFVSIISLLALVSSCSDNTQTLGPVIDATNNGFETYEVAKVFAEKCAIPECHSSDNPQHGLSFANYYDMLNGSINRPLDDTSHHHTPKILHDDESVYGGSPVVPYDTSSSLLYNLITGHIEDADLKMPYLLDPLTTAEIELIKNWILNGAKDFQGNVPFTSSDYIYACSQFGDKILAIDPASNLLARTIDVNFSSVEIDQPHNVKKFGNYLYASIITAGKFLKIDIPTNTIVGTVEGLQQPGMIEISSDGKKAYVSKSATATGNNNEIYFINTESMTLEETFLLPETGLPHGMAISSDDNFLYVANMTKDKISIVDLTTNDFVDNINLSSSGLLENEPMHLYISPDNNYLYACCRTSSKVLIISTSTRQIIQSIDIQDHPMQAAISEDGLTIYVVSHHEPIVTTITKSPTSETWTKTLEYGDPAFQHLYGADLSADGKYLYMTCSNEENDFDPHYSIPGVERQSLLCVYDTELNEVVKIIDLGSYATGITAR, encoded by the coding sequence ATGAAATACAAACAACTTTATTTATTCGTCTCAATTATTTCTTTGCTTGCTCTGGTATCCTCTTGTTCTGACAACACTCAGACTTTAGGACCTGTGATAGATGCAACCAATAATGGATTTGAAACTTACGAAGTTGCAAAAGTATTTGCAGAAAAATGTGCAATACCGGAATGCCATTCGTCCGATAATCCGCAGCATGGATTATCATTCGCAAATTATTATGATATGCTGAACGGCTCAATCAATCGTCCGCTGGATGATACAAGTCATCATCACACTCCAAAAATTCTTCACGATGATGAGAGTGTCTATGGAGGCAGTCCCGTCGTCCCGTATGATACTTCGTCAAGCTTACTATATAATTTGATCACCGGTCATATCGAAGATGCTGACTTAAAAATGCCCTACCTTTTAGATCCATTAACAACTGCTGAAATTGAATTGATAAAGAATTGGATATTAAATGGTGCAAAAGATTTTCAAGGGAATGTGCCTTTTACTTCTTCAGATTATATTTATGCATGCAGTCAATTCGGTGATAAGATTTTAGCAATTGATCCAGCCTCTAATTTACTTGCAAGAACTATTGATGTAAATTTTAGTTCAGTTGAAATTGACCAGCCGCATAATGTTAAAAAATTTGGGAACTATCTTTATGCTTCGATAATAACTGCAGGAAAATTTTTAAAGATTGATATTCCAACCAACACCATTGTGGGAACCGTTGAAGGATTACAGCAGCCCGGAATGATTGAGATTTCTTCGGATGGAAAGAAAGCTTATGTATCTAAATCAGCGACGGCAACAGGAAATAATAATGAAATTTATTTCATAAACACAGAGTCAATGACACTTGAGGAAACTTTTCTTCTTCCTGAAACAGGACTTCCTCACGGCATGGCAATCAGCAGCGATGATAATTTTCTTTATGTTGCTAACATGACAAAGGATAAAATTTCCATCGTTGATTTAACCACAAATGATTTTGTTGATAATATAAATTTATCCTCCTCCGGTTTACTCGAGAACGAACCTATGCATCTCTATATTTCACCTGATAACAATTATCTTTATGCCTGCTGCAGAACTTCAAGTAAAGTTTTAATTATTAGTACTTCAACACGACAAATAATTCAGAGTATTGATATTCAAGATCACCCAATGCAGGCAGCAATTTCGGAGGATGGGTTAACTATTTATGTTGTATCACATCACGAACCAATTGTAACAACTATTACAAAAAGCCCAACAAGCGAAACCTGGACTAAAACTCTTGAGTATGGCGATCCTGCATTTCAGCATTTATACGGCGCGGACTTGAGTGCAGATGGAAAATACCTTTATATGACTTGCTCAAATGAAGAGAATGATTTCGACCCTCATTATTCTATACCCGGAGTTGAGAGACAATCTTTGCTTTGTGTTTATGATACCGAACTTAACGAGGTTGTAAAAATCATTGACCTTGGAAGTTACGCAACTGGAATCACAGCGAGGTAA